A genomic window from Melanotaenia boesemani isolate fMelBoe1 chromosome 15, fMelBoe1.pri, whole genome shotgun sequence includes:
- the LOC121654659 gene encoding uncharacterized protein LOC121654659 isoform X1: MGNGGSITNRTPYNWKLDRGKCLGDDVCTLYGNSCREYSEEIFVKYKMLLAYEDHSEWDLRSWGDGDSFILRESRNRQHFELVNNSSGRVVDRCPHYGRIEEERQEKEKQERERRRREEEKKRRQQEEQRRREEEKKRRQQEEQRRREEEEKRRQEELERTRRIQQRIEEEKWKRRQQAEQRRREEEDKKRREEEQHQRDEELRRQEELELQLWIEQQIEEEKQERERREEEERHQRDEELRRQEELELQLWIEQQIEEEKQERERREEEERHQRDEELRRQEELELQLWIEQQIEEEKQERERREEEERHQRDEELRRQEELELQLWIEQQIEKEKQERERREEERHQRDEELRRQEELELQLWIEQQIEEEKQERERREEEERHQRDEELRRQEELELQLWIEQQIEEEKQERERREEEERHQRDEELRRQEELELQLWIEQQIEEEKQERERRQHEERRQREEEEKRRQAELEQRRRIQEQMEKENEASRKKLSRAQWSFQEEQNLKERVFQQQQTQVLHQMVEDHAAHIERDELADVRQKFEELLSKYQIKENGPDKTDLEDRMKTLQNELTLDYFREHSNPSWSLWALDQATGYVDLSLTDRFSVLEAVVKVTVEGDLDLEDVPTSGQDKKIEFLLSLQDQLHVANPTLARKVLIHVLSMTSQLSQVGKEILSQILFSNIWTPKEIKLFLGRTVGMDQETVTQILHKVCTYRLSCLPVLSAVDDEDPIEFIQGCITDEVDKDVDTILREMQDKSFPDDILSQLEDILRYVEEELAKHRRVDINETTVKEGKKQIAALDLANPDPDTLKKVLIVLSIAVKKCSTFVTASGEEVQGYFPRLTQLASLLLLLLPQIQDKRGCLLEIGTGEGKTCILAMFAMIQAMHGTAVDIVTSSPLLAIRDQEEWKKLYDLVDVTSSAVPPQHQDKSTFEDQDKRLEEAYKKQIVYSTVSTFAADILKQEFEKKTTRGQRKFECVIVDEVDYMTLDSGVQVTFLSHQTSSLRHVEQVLASIWAMVSACRPIEMFETGEILWATRIQHFHKTVKQVVIGTESEDFSENDLLLLGAKLGFYSQEDTDGLNEAVSETDPEKDSYEGNAMEEIMARVGPEEQFKLLREVETTVGNSVNCYSLVNNKAKLFRDESSHRDPDISMLLLQNGLACEIMSEKSLIERTVEHLKPRIKYSRECALDSMKECEGFIAIPSFLKEYLENQLAVFAENALKAITMTPGREYMIDKEPEANRVGFSGAESHHYDAIIPVDFQASGVLEKNKRWGDGLQQFLEMKHQLAISQLSNVTNYMSNVHFFKRYLRGKGIFGVSGTLGGKAEKAFLERQYKTASYVIPSHRHKKLVELPAVQVRGGNLEWIKLICETAWTVADRGQVVLIICEDVKTANDLRTKMYDQQRRPYEMTMYTISEKHNIEKQTFGQGNIIIATNLGGRGTDIHVQHEVNESGGLFVLLTYFPGSHRVERQVFGRTARKGNPGMVQMILNQDHLEPAYQGHSVETMKQLREEYEVHHLESMEKNELLEIELKEDLFSRFCTFLCDFDKNYSEEEKSDLTQTRLKDVPEFLKTHREKFDYQPALNALKESWALWLIHNEEHISKHDNVITLKEDLTTDLKKTAEHLLHGKTNNFYDFVELGKCRTYMHHINKNESDYGALSYWQKAAESDPFYSAVALYNQAYIKINLQKTNYITEAKRLLEEAKTAVDVYLSESTNTMMFCNFSVTKDFTSHHTDCNLQAQMKARMAVFKSWKGYIENALESLQKIESSQSRAITEDSTVYSLSRDKDPITTKELMVLHEFGLSIVFEVKKKPEFCIDALLCFGLGVLQVAAGFLVCALSAGSASQFGLGLISEGVSDMIDGARGMTQGGFDWAEWAISKAISIGVSLVFGGLGKLNKAFKAVRGGTKGLITGAKSCSTITVKQCFKHATKYAVQELGKQGCAAALNYAVDKGLTALFQTVLKEAFKNKVFSLMVRPGDLDQVLTNFICLGIPKAAIEQGFEDFKIDKGCEKEICQSVLIMTGRIIPDLMMDCTMDDKVLDRLSQVCCAVEQHVGKHKALQLAIKGLNTAKYIKDFAQIFNSVPTEDVINNTFVPQLLKTMNKNLPQEKCDQDGRHQLSDVKRLKDELINKIAESVSDSFVEACSRHMTSVVTRACMSKINHVAGTAVSNVLGRSNTQSFFDNQVYKHHMKQAFQGQNKSLSEADKKDLDGYIKEITDVDRPATALDIHILTQSDALQGKGIKVVTVDKHGKKLSEDYYPGKNSSADDIVLQLRKDSEALQQKEGFLSKASKVIRGEQKSYTGHFELLRPDGSVVPVHSEGQNCLYHAVVQASSKNKADLKQEAASLRNQVKDSIQQNPQRYTAALKLQRGYEAASKSLGKYSITGGARKERDEIREQYQQVLNKIKNKDPNIHDVIKAYNLGLVGAYADVIGVRRENTSANNNTGLVVNADHIPPQDSFKKAYQELARTGKLDEFKQKHPGLSSLIDETGNRGLCREVLAEHHQRALTTGNSSESRRIREKLTEVVLSGDTVKVMKMSLIVANPDMSESLRKDACITNRTYRPDYMSPEQSRAYHNIGDHLLVDGYAASRVLNNNQREQLLTWLDQKEQVKNTPEYQELLSAIASSNEKGDVTRKRRQYL; the protein is encoded by the exons GAAGAATTGAGGAAGAAagacaagagaaagaaaaacaggagcGGGAGAGACGccggagagaagaagagaagaagaggcgTCAACAAGAGGAGCAACGccggagagaagaagagaagaagaggcgTCAACAAGAGGAGCAACGCcggagagaagaagaggaaaagaggcGCCAGGAGGAGCTTGAGCGAACAAGGAGGATACAACAGAGGATTGAAGAGGAGAAATGGAAGAGGCGTCAACAAGCGGAGCAACGCCgaagagaagaagaggacaAGAAGAGACGTGAAGAGGAGCAACACCAAAGAGACGAGGAGTTGAGGCGTCAGGAGGAGCTTGAGCTGCAACTATGGATCGAACAACAGATTgaggaggagaaacaggagCGGGAGAGACGTGAAGAAGAGGAGCGACACCAGAGAGACGAGGAGTTGAGGCGTCAGGAGGAGCTTGAGCTGCAACTATGGATCGAACAACAGATTGAAGAGGAGAAACAGGAGCGGGAGAGACGTGAAGAAGAGGAGCGACACCAGAGAGACGAGGAGTTGAGGCGTCAGGAGGAGCTTGAGCTGCAACTATGGATCGAACAACAGATTgaggaggagaaacaggagCGGGAGAGACGTGAAGAAGAGGAGCGACACCAGAGAGACGAGGAGTTGAGGCGTCAGGAGGAGCTTGAGCTGCAACTATGGATCGAACAACAGATTGAGAAGGAGAAACAGGAGCGGGAGAGACGTGAAGAGGAGCGACACCAGAGAGACGAGGAGTTGAGGCGTCAGGAGGAGCTTGAGCTGCAACTATGGATCGAACAACAGATTGAAGAGGAGAAACAGGAGCGGGAGAGACGTGAAGAAGAGGAGCGACACCAGAGAGACGAGGAGTTGAGGCGTCAGGAGGAGCTTGAGCTGCAACTATGGATCGAACAACAGATTgaggaggagaaacaggagCGGGAGAGACGTGAAGAAGAGGAGCGACACCAGAGAGACGAGGAGTTGAGGCGTCAGGAGGAGCTTGAGCTGCAACTATGGATCGAACAACAGATTgaggaggagaaacaggagCGGGAGAGACGTCAACATGAGGAGCGACGccagagagaagaagaggagaaaaggcGTCAGGCAGAGCTCGAGCAAAGGAGGAGGATCCAGGAGCAGATGGAAAAGGAGAATGAAGCCTCCAGGAAGAAACTCTCTCGAGCACAGTGGAGTTTTCAGGAGGAACAAAACCTGAAAGAACGAGtgtttcagcagcagcagactcaGGTTCTACACCAGATGGTGGAAGATCATGCAGCTCACATAGAGAGAGATGAG CTGGCTGATGTGCGTCAGAAATTTGAAGAACTTCTGTCAAAGTACCAAATTAAAGAGAATGGACCTGATAAAACAGACCTGGAAGACAGAATGAAGACTCTCCAAAATGAGCTAACATTAGATTATTTTAGAGAACACTCGAACCCTAGTTGGTCACTGTGGGCTTTGGACCAGGCAACTGGATATGTGGACCTGTCTCTGACTGACAGGTTCAGTGTTCTGGAGGCAGTGGTAAAGGTTACCGTGGAAGGTGACCTGGATTTAGAGGATGTCCCTACATCTGGACAAGACAAGAAGATTGAATTCCTTCTCAGTTTGCAAGATCAACTCCATGTTGCTAATCCAACTCTGGCCAGAAAGGTTTTAATCCATGTTCTTAGTATGACTTCACAGTTGTCCCAGGTAGGTAAGGAGATCCTCAGTCAAATACTGTTCAGCAACATCTGGACACCTAAAGAAATCAAGCTTTTCCTTGGAAGGACTGTAGGCATGGATCAGGAAACAGTTACACAGATCCTCCACAAAGTGTGCACCTACAGGCTGAGCTGCCTCCCGGTTCTCTCTGCAGTGGATGACGAAGATCCCATAGAGTTTATTCAAGGCTGCATAACAGACGAGGTGGACAAAGATGTTGACACTATCTTGAGAGAAATGCAGGACAAGAGCTTTCCAGATGACATCCTGTCACAACTGGAAGATATTCTGCGATATGTTGAAGAAGAGTTGGCCAAGCATAGAAGAGTGGACATTAATGAAACAACAGTTAAGGAAGGGAAAAAACAGATAGCTGCACTTGATTTAGCCAATCCTGACCCTGATACTCTGAAGAAAGTCCTGATTGTGCTGTCTATAGCTGTGAAGAAATGCAGCACATTCGTCACTGCAAGCGGTGAAGAAGTACAAGGCTACTTTCCCAGACTGACTCAGCTTGCATCCTTGCTTTTACTGCTGCTGCCACAGATCCAGGACAAAAGAGGTTGTCTCTTGGAAATTGGAACTGGAGAAGGAAAGACTTGCATTTTAGCCATGTTTGCCATGATCCAGGCAATGCATGGTACAGCAGTGGACATTGTGACAAGCTCCCCTTTACTTGCAATTCGTGATCAAGAAGAGTGGAAAAAACTCTATGACCTGGTAGACGTAACATCGTCCGCTGTACCTCCACAGCATCAAGACAAAAGCACTTTTGAGGATCAGGACAAGCGACTTGAGGAAGCATACAAGAAGCAGATAGTTTATAGTACCGTCAGTACCTTTGCAGCAGATATACTGAAGCAGGAGTTTGAGAAGAAAACTACTCGAGGACAGAGGAAGTTTGAGTGTGTGATAGTGGACGAGGTGGACTACATGACGCTGGACAGCGGAGTTCAAGTGACCTTCCTGTCACACCAAACCAGTAGCTTGAGGCACGTGGAACAAGTCCTTGCAAGCATCTGGGCCATGGTGTCCGCCTGCCGTCCAATAGAGATGTTTGAAACAGGGGAGATCCTGTGGGCAACCAGGATCCAGCACTTTCACAAGACAGTGAAACAAGTTGTGATTGGTACAGAATCAGAGGATTTTTCAGAAAACGATCTACTGCTTCTGGGTGCAAAGTTGGGGTTTTATTCACAGGAGGACACAGATGGACTGAATGAAGCAGTGAGTGAAACAGATCCAGAGAAGGACAGCTACGAGGGGAATGCCATGGAAGAAATCATGGCCAGGGTTGGACCTGAAGAGCAGTTTAAGTTGCTTAGAGAAGTTGAGACAACCGTTGGCAACAGTGTAAATTGTTACTCACTAGTCAACAACAAAGCCAAACTGTTCAGAGACGAAAGCTCTCACAGAGATCCAGATATCAGCATGCTTCTACTACAGAATGGACTGGCCTGTGAAATCATGTCCGAGAAATCACTCATTGAGAGAACTGTTGAACATTTAAAACCTAGAATTAAATATTCTAGAGAATGTGCTCTGGACTCAATGAAGGAATGTGAGGGCTTTATTGCGATTCCTTCTTTCTTGAAGGAATACCTTGAGAACCAATTGGCAGTTTTTGCAGAGAATGCCTTAAAAGCCATCACAATGACACCGGGAAGAGAATACATGATTGACAAGGAGCCCGAAGCCAACAGAGTTGGTTTCAGTGGTGCTGAGAGTCATCACTATGATGCCATAATTCCTGTGGACTTTCAGGCCAGTGGCGTGCTAGAGAAAAACAAGCGTTGGGGTGATGGCCTGCAGCAGTTTTTGGAGATGAAGCACCAGCTGGCCATTTCACAGCTGTCCAATGTAACAAATTACATGTCAAACGTCCACTTTTTTAAAAGGTACCTCAGAGGGAAAGGTATTTTTGGGGTCTCTGGGACGTTAGGGGGCAAAGCTGAGAAAGCATTTCTAGAACGGCAATACAAAACAGCGAGTTACGTTATTCCATCGCACCGTCATAAAAAGCTTGTTGAGCTGCCCGCAGTTCAGGTTAGAGGAGGAAATCTAGAATGGATCAAGCTGATCTGTGAAACTGCATGGACAGTAGCAGATAGAGGACAGGTTGTCTTGATCATCTGTGAGGACGTCAAGACTGCAAATGACCTGAGGACTAAGATGTATGACCAACAAAGACGACCTTATGAGATGACCATGTACACAATCAGTGAAAAGCACAACATCGAGAAACAGACGTTCGGCCAGGGAAACATCATCATTGCTACCAACCTTGGAGGCCGTGGGACGGACATACATGTTCAGCATGAAGTAAACGAGTCTGGAGGACTCTTTGTGCTTCTCACCTACTTTCCTGGAAGTCATCGGGTGGAGAGACAGGTCTTTGGACGAACTGCCCGGAAAGGAAACCCAGGCATGGTGCAGATGATACTCAACCAGGACCATCTGGAACCAGCATACCAAGGCCATTCAGTGGAAACCATGAAACAGCTTAGAGAGGAGTATGAGGTCCACCATTTAGAAAGCATGGAGAAAAATGAGCTGCTGGAAATTGAATTGAAGGAAGATCTGTTCTCCAGATTTTGTACATTTCTCTGTGACTTTGACAAGAATTActcagaggaagagaagagtGACCTGACACAAACAAGACTAAAAGATGTTCCAGAGTTTTTGAAGACCCATCGTGAAAAGTTTGACTATCAGCCTGCACTCAATGCTTTGAAAGAATCGTGGGCTTTGTGGCTCATCCACAATGAAGAGCACATCAGTAAACATGATAACGTCATCACGCTTAAAGAAGACCTCACTACGGACTTAAAGAAGACTGCTGAGCACCTCCTCCACGGTAAAACCAACAATTTCTATGACTTCGTTGAACTGGGAAAATGCAGAACTTACATGCATCACATcaacaaaaatgaaagtgaCTATGGAGCTTTGTCTTATTGGCAGAAGGCTGCAGAGAGTGATCCTTTCTACAGTGCTGTGGCACTCTATAACCAAGCTTACATCAAGATCAACCTGCAAAAGACCAACTACATAACTGAGGCGAAGAGGTTACTGGAGGAAGCAAAGACTGCAGTTGATGTGTACCTCTCAGAATCAACCAACACAATGATGTTTTGTAATTTCTCAGTGACTAAAGACTTTACATCCCACCACACTGACTGCAACCTGCAGGCCCAGATGAAAGCCAGGATGGCTGTCTTCAAATCTTGGAAGGGATACATTGAAAATGCTCTGGAAAGTCTCCAGAAAATTGAAAGTAGCCAAAGTCGAGCAATAACCGAGGATTCCACTGTGTACAGTCTTTCAAGAGACAAAGATCCTATCACCACTAAGGAGCTGATGGTCCTCCATGAGTTCGGACTCAGCATCGTGTTTGAGGTGAAAAAGAAGCCTGAGTTCTGCATCGATGCtcttctttgttttggtcttgGTGTGCTCCAGGTAGCAGCAGGGTTTCTTGTTTGTGCTCTGTCAGCAGGTAGCGCCAGTCAGTTTGGACTTGGACTGATTAGTGAGGGCGTATCTGACATGATTGATGGGGCTAGAGGCATGACACAAGGAGGCTTTGATTGGGCTGAGTGGGCAATCTCCAAAGCCATTAGCATTGGGGTGTCTCTGGTCTTTGGTGGATTGGGCAAACTGAACAAAGCATTCAAGGCTGTACGTGGTGGAACAAAAGGCCTGATCACCGGGGCTAAGAGTTGCTCTACCATCACAgtaaaacagtgttttaaacATGCAACAAAGTATGCAGTTCAGGAACTGGGGAAGCAAGGATGTGCTGCTGCTCTGAACTATGCTGTTGACAAAGGACTCACAGCTTTATTCCAAACCGTTCTGAAGGAGGCCTTTAAGAACAAGGTGTTCTCATTGATGGTGAGACCTGGTGACCTGGATCAGGTTCTTACTAACTTCATCTGCTTGGGAATACCAAAGGCTGCAATTGAACAGGGTTTTGAAGACTTCAAAATTGACAAGGGatgtgaaaaagaaatttgtcaATCAGTGCTTATAATGACAGGAAGGATCATTCCTGACCTCATGATGGACTGTACCATGGATGATAAGGTTCTTGACAGACTTTCACAGGTCTGCTGTGCTGTAGAACAACACGTAGGGAAACATAAAGCACTGCAGTTGGCCATAAAGGGTCTGAATACAGCTAAATATATTAAAGATTTTGCACAGATATTCAATTCTGTTCCCACAGAAGACGTCATCAACAACACCTTCGTTCCTCAACTGTTGAAGACCATGAATAAAAACTTACCACAAGAAAAGTGTGACCAGGATGGAAGACACCAATTATCAGACGTGAAGCGTCTTAAAGACGAACTCATCAATAAAATTGCAGAAAGTGTTTCAGACTCATTCGTTGAGGCTTGTTCCAGACACATGACCTCCGTCGTTACCAGAGCATGCATGAGCAAAATAAACCATGTTGCTGGTACTGCTGTTAGCAATGTACTCGGCAGGAGCAACACCCAAAGTTTCTTTGATAACCAGGTGTATAAGCACCACATGAAACAGGCTTTCCAAGGTCAGAATAAGTCCCTGTCAGAGGCTGACAAGAAGGACTTAGATGGTTACATTAAGGAAATCACTGATGTTGACCGCCCTGCTACAGCTTTGGACATCCACATCCTTACACAGAGTGACGCTCTTCAAGGCAAAGGCATCAAAGTGGTTACGGTGGACAAACATGGGAAGAAGCTTTCAGAGGATTATTATCCAGGGAAGAATAGCTCTGCAGACGACATTGTGCTTCAGCTGAGGAAAGATTCAGAAGCTCTACAACA AAAGGAGGGATTCCTCTCAAAGGCCAGTAAAGTGATCCGTGGTGAACAGAAGTCCTACACGGGACATTTTGAACTTCTGAGACCAGACGGGTCTGTGGTCCCAGTACATTCAGAGGGTCAAAACTGCCTGTATCATGCTGTTGTCCAGGCAAGCagcaaaaacaaagctgatCTGAAACAGGAGGCAGCGAGCCTTCGAAATCAAGTCAAAGATTCT ATCCAACAAAACCCGCAGAGATACACAGCAGCTCTGAAGCTGCAGAGAGGATATGAAGCAGCATCCAAATCTCTTGGTAAATACTCCATCACCGGAGGAGCAAGAAAGGAAAGAGATGAGATCAGAGAACAATATCAGCAGGTGCTGAACAAGATTAAGAACAAAGATCCAAACATTCATGATGTTATCAAAGCCTACAATCTTGGACTGGTTGGAGCGTATGCGGA TGTTATAGGCGTCCGGAGGGAAAATACATCAGCAAACAACAACACGGGACTTGTTGTTAACGCAGACCACATCCCACCCCAAGACTCCTTTAAGAAGGCTTATCAGGAGTTAGCTAGAACAGGAAAATTAGACGAATTTAAACAAAAGCATCCAGGACTTTCTTCACTGATTGATGAAACTGGAAACCGTGGGTTGTGCAGGGAAGTTCTTGCAGAGCATCACCAACGTGCCCTGACCACCGGCAACAGCTCAGAGTCTCGCAGGATCAG GGAAAAACTCACTGAGGTGGTTCTTAGTGGAGATACAGTTAAAGTGATGAAGATGTCACTGATTGTGGCCAATCCAGACATGTCAGAGTCTCTGAGAAAAGATGCTT GTATCACCAACCGCACATATAGACCTGATTACATGTCCCCAGAGCAGTCGAGGGCATACCATAACATTGGAGACCATCTGTTGGTGGACGGATACGCGGCATCCAGAGTTTTAAACAACAATCAGAGAGAACAGCTTCTAACGTGGCTGGATCAGAAGGAACAAGTAAAAAACACTCCAGAGTATCAGGAACTCCTCAGTGCGATTGCATCTTCCAATGAAAAAGGCGACGttacaagaaaaagaagacaatatCTTTAA